The stretch of DNA CCACTTTGGTGGAAGCGCCATGTTGTCGAATGTCAAATTTCTAACACTCAAAACTTCGCCGGAATATGCTACAAGTGGCGGTTATTGCACTTTGTATTCGATTTACAGTCTTTGCAACTGCCGGGCCAGTTTCGAAACTAAGGAAGCGTTTTCTGTGGCGCCTTTCACCACGCGGAAGGAATATTTCCAGATCTTGGAAGGCCTTGAGATTGATCAGGACATTGGCTGGTGATGCCTACTTGTCAAGCGATATACCCAATTCAAGTAATGAAATACCGCGGTAGAGCGGAGAAGACTCCATTTCTGGGGGGAAATAGCCTTTGCCTCGGTGAAGCTCGCGCCGGGCTCTATACCGTTTAGCGAGGTGGATCAGTATTCTCCACCAGTGAACGTGCTGCAATGCCTCACGTCTCGTGAGCAGAACCTACAAGCATATGCAGTATCTGCAGAAGTTAGCATGTGAAAGAGCCCATACTACAGTGTTGCACGAAGCTTGATTCCCGTCACAGCATTGAGCCAGGAACTTGCGAGTGAGTGGGCTGCCTTTGCTGTCTGTTCAATCAGCAATCAATCTATCGCAAGTGTCGTGTCACTCTCATCGGTGTGCCATGACAACTTTCACCAAGCTGGAGGCCGGCGAACAGCCTTCGATCTCAGTATACCCGAATCGCAAGCTATCCAAGATTAACGACAATGTTTTCGGAGGGTTTACCGAGCACATGGGCCGCTGCATATACGGCGGACTGTACGATCCTGACAACCCGAACAAAGATCTGATCGATGAAAATGGCTTCAGGGTCGATGTCATTGAAGCAATGAAGGAGCTCAATGTACCCAACATACGATATCCCGGTGGAAACTTTCTGGCGACCTACCATTGGATCGATGGCGTTGGTCCGAGAGAGAAGCGACCGAAAAGACCAGAACTTGCGTGGCTTGGGATAGAAAGCAACCAGTTTGGGACGGACGAGTTCATGAAATGGTGCGAGCTCGTGGGAACGGAACCGTATCTTGCGCTCAACTTCGGAACCGGCACTCTCGATGAAGCCATGGCATGGCTTGAGTACTGCAACTCGTCTCAAGACACGCACTACGCCAACCTGCGGAGGAGCCATGGTCGCGAAAAGCCGTATGGTGTCAAGTATTGGGCTCTCGGCAACGAGTGCTGGGGCCCATGGCAGGTAGAGCAAATGACCAAGGAAGACTATGCCAAAAAAGCCTATCAGTGGGCCAAGGCGCTGAAGCTCATCGATCCTTCCATTACACTTATTCTATGCGGCGAGACGGGACACTCAGAGTGGGACTTCCACGTGTTGAAGGAGTGCATCCGATGGGACCAGCATGCTTTGGGAGCAGGTAATGTGACTGCGAGCTTAATCGATCTGCACAGTATCCACATCTACACCGCCAGCGAGGATCCAGTAAAGAATGCTTTGGCTCCGAGGTCTGCTGAAAGGGCGATAGAGATCGCGTCAGGCCTCATTGATTTGGCGAGGATCCAGAACGGCGTGCCAGCCTCCGTTCCTGGGCAGACAATATGCTTCGATGAGTGGAACGTTTGGGATCCGCAGCGAGCTCCAGGAGATCTGGGTGCCGAGGAGAAATACACGCTGTCCGACGCTTTGGCCGTGGCAGTTTGGCTCAATGTCTTCGTCCGGCAGAGCAAGTATGTGGGCATGGCTAATATTGCTCAAAGCGTAAACGTCATCTCGCCGCTGATGACTTCAAAAGAAGGAGTGTTGAAGCAGACAACGTGGTGGCCGTACCTCCTGTTCTGCAAGTATATGCGTGGACACACAATCGCAACTCATGTCAGTTGTGCAGCTTATGATGGTGAGACTCAGCCCAAGTGGCTGCAGGCTGCCTCGGAATTGCCTTGGCTGGACGTGTCTGCTGCGATCAGTGAAGATGACTGGGTCAGCTTGGTGGTTATAAATGTGCATCTCGAGCAGGACTTTGACGTTGCCCTCGATGGTGTCAGCGGGCAAGTTCAGGTATACACTGTTACTGGTAAACAGTGGGATGTTGTCAATACGGAAGGCGAGCAGAACGTTGGTATCGTTGAGAGCCAGTGGGACGCTGCTGAGGGATACACATTCTCAAGGCAGAGTATGACAATGCTGCGATGGAAAATATAGCTGCATAAAGAGCAAGTAGGTGTTGATGAAGTAGCAAGTTGTGTCGCGAGGCACGCGACTTGAGTTGTGGAATGCATAATTGCCTCAGGCTTCAGCGCTAGCGGCAACTCTAACTCCGCCAAGCCCACGCACTTGCAATTGCGGACCAGCTACGCTCGAAAACTTCCTCGAGCACAATCGCGTCCGACCACCACCGTCACCAACTAACCACAGCAGAGCACCTTGACGGTTACCAGTCAAGATGAAGCTCAACATCTCCTTCCCAGCCAACGGCTCGCAGAagctcatcgacatcgaagaTGAGCGCAAGCTCCGTGTCTTCATGGACCGCCGCATGGGTCAGGAAGTCCCAGGTGACAGCGTCGGCGACGAGTTCAAGGGCTACATCTTCAGAATCACCGGCGGCAACGACAAGCAGGGTTTCCCAATGAAGCAGGGAGTCATGCACCCAACCCGTGTCcgactcctcctcgccgacgGCCACAGCTGCTACCGCCCACGTCGCACTGGTGAGCGCAAGAGAAAGTCTGTTCGCGGCTGCATTGTCGCCATGGATTTGTCCGTCCTCGCTCTGTCCATCGTCAAGCAGGGCGACGCAGACATTCCAGGTCTCACGGATACCGTACACCCCAAGCGTTTGGGTCCAAAGCGCGCGACCAA from Cercospora beticola chromosome 1, complete sequence encodes:
- a CDS encoding uncharacterized protein (CAZy:GH51); its protein translation is MTTFTKLEAGEQPSISVYPNRKLSKINDNVFGGFTEHMGRCIYGGLYDPDNPNKDLIDENGFRVDVIEAMKELNVPNIRYPGGNFLATYHWIDGVGPREKRPKRPELAWLGIESNQFGTDEFMKWCELVGTEPYLALNFGTGTLDEAMAWLEYCNSSQDTHYANLRRSHGREKPYGVKYWALGNECWGPWQVEQMTKEDYAKKAYQWAKALKLIDPSITLILCGETGHSEWDFHVLKECIRWDQHALGAGNVTASLIDLHSIHIYTASEDPVKNALAPRSAERAIEIASGLIDLARIQNGVPASVPGQTICFDEWNVWDPQRAPGDLGAEEKYTLSDALAVAVWLNVFVRQSKYVGMANIAQSVNVISPLMTSKEGVLKQTTWWPYLLFCKYMRGHTIATHVSCAAYDGETQPKWLQAASELPWLDVSAAISEDDWVSLVVINVHLEQDFDVALDGVSGQVQVYTVTGKQWDVVNTEGEQNVGIVESQWDAAEGYTFSRQSMTMLRWKI
- a CDS encoding 40S ribosomal protein eS6; protein product: MKLNISFPANGSQKLIDIEDERKLRVFMDRRMGQEVPGDSVGDEFKGYIFRITGGNDKQGFPMKQGVMHPTRVRLLLADGHSCYRPRRTGERKRKSVRGCIVAMDLSVLALSIVKQGDADIPGLTDTVHPKRLGPKRATKIRRFFGLSKEDDVRKFVIRREVQPKEGKEGAKPYTKAPRIQRLVTPQRLQHKRHRIALKRRRAEAAKDAANEYAQVLHKRVSEEKAKVADAKKRRASSMRK